One Aquarana catesbeiana isolate 2022-GZ linkage group LG04, ASM4218655v1, whole genome shotgun sequence genomic region harbors:
- the LOC141139265 gene encoding uncharacterized protein, whose protein sequence is MAEISIFSINVRSIKDTSRRQAVLTFLSSQQSDVYMLQECALPPLRRYTHLSSQWTLGPSYWSGGGDCKSAGVAILVRGGRFTVDSIHELVCGRLLVIDGSWVEEPVRLINVYAPPDKNARLELFQTLRTQLVTTRTVVIGGDFNCPIEEDGRSSSIYAKLDATSRLLKEMISEASLQDAVGSIGKGTVNYSWCRPDGSVRSRIDFVLTSRTVKHREFSMVPCFFSDHRAIHFRGDLGEGFARGPGSWKLNSTLLENEELLGELREAYATWTEEKRFFGRVSDWWEFVKVKLRSFFQARGRQRVCARRRELRRLQRQLQSLQDLQHCGWDVRQDLEDTKRSLKGHFEEESRHIVFRAKVENLEKGEKCNSFFFRKLHSGHTPLSELRDETGTLQKGKKAVMKVVSDYYTNLYSPKETDTQAADRFLSELFARSIRRNPEIRGITAPGPDRREVKCSLYMDDVTVFCADRRSIDTLAQTCEDFGQASGAKVNCGKSEVMLFGKWFLPSSAPIPFSVKTDFIKILGVWFGAEGAALKSWEERLSKMRQKFGLWSLRELTIEGKTLVLRSEILPVLQYLAQAWPPRVNTCKAITRAVFHFIWSSKMDRVKRAVMFKEPLKGGKGVPDIATLLRVCFACNCIRRTLVDRTVDSGGNSMSRFFLLPLWRTLGWDKWDSSIPYNWDTPWYYLDTFKFIKELGLHGVKPDLWKPKTIHKLIRASDIVETVPGLPSATCKVVWRNVSSKRLTNRHKDLAWMAIQGGLPLRTFMHARNLCRYRHCPFCIIQEETALHVFWECPFAQDLLRALEPELKDFVPQTAITHFGVLNGLFCGTHSQEDIDGAWRVLCCFKDALWCARKRLIHQRERMSIEDCRRLVHSLLRDYHLMDFKEEEEV, encoded by the exons atggctgagatctcaatcttttccattaatgtgaggagtatcaaggatacatctagaaggcaagcggtcctgacctttctttcaagtcagcagagtgatgtctacatgcttcaggagtgcgcccttcctcccttgaggaggtacactcatctgtcctcccagtggacccttggtccctcctactggtccgggggtggcgattgcaagtctgcaggcgtagccattctggtcaggggtgggcgtttcacggttgactctatccatgagctagtctgtggccgtcttttggtcatagacggctcgtgggtggaagagccagttaggctcatcaacgtgtacgcccccccagacaagaatgcgcggctggaactcttccagaccctgcggacccaactcgtcaccaccagaacagtagtgatcggcggtgattttaactgtccgatcgaggaggatgggcgcagctccagcatatacgcaaaacttgatgctacttctaggctgctcaaggagatgatctcggaggcctccttgcaggacgccgtgggatccatagggaaagggaccgtgaactattcgtggtgccgacccgatggatctgtgcgttccaggattgacttcgtgctcacttcaagaacagtcaagcatcgtgagttctccatggtcccctgctttttctctgaccacagggctattcactttcggggtgacctgggcgagggctttgcccgcggaccgggttcctggaagctgaatagcaccctgctggaaaacgaggaattgctgggggaactccgagaagcctatgccacctggacggaggaaaagagattcttcggaagggtaagtgactggtgggagtttgtgaaggttaagctgcgtagcttctttcaggcaaggggacgccagcgtgtgtgtgccaggaggagggaactcaggagactgcagcgtcagttgcagtccctgcaggaccttcagcactgtggctgggacgttaggcaggacctggaggacaccaagaggagcctgaaaggacacttcgaggaagaatccaggcacattgtcttccgtgccaaggtggagaatcttgagaaaggtgagaagtgtaattctttctttttcaggaaactccactcaggacacacacccttgtcagagttgcgcgacgagaccggaacactccagaaggggaagaaggctgtgatgaaagtggtcagcgactactacaccaacctctactccccgaaagaaacggacacacaggcggccgacaggttcctgtcag agctcttcgcccgaagcatcagacggaacccagagatcagagggatcaccgcaccaggaccggacagacgggaggtcaagtgctcactctacatggacgacgtgacggtgttctgtgctgaccggcgctccatcgacacactcgcccagacctgtgaggacttcggccaagcttcaggggcaaaggtcaactgcgggaagtcagaggtcatgctcttcggaaagtggttcctgccttcttctgcaccaattcctttcagcgtcaagacggacttcatcaaaatccttggggtctggtttggagctgagggcgcagccctgaagtcctgggaggaaagactgtcaaagatgcgacagaagtttggactttggagcctcagagaactcaccatcgaaggcaaaacactggtactccgcagcgagattctccctgtgttgcagtacctcgcccaggcctggccccctcgggtcaacacctgtaaggccatcaccagggcggtgtttcacttcatctggagctccaaaatggacagagtgaagcgggcggttatgttcaaggaacccctcaagggcggtaagggcgtgcccgacatcgctacactattgagggtgtgctttgcttgtaactgcatccgcaggacattggtggacagaactgtggactctggcggtaactctatgtcccgttttttcctcctgcctctttggaggacccttggatgggacaaatgggacagctccatcccctacaactgggacacgccttggtactacttggacaccttcaagtttattaaggagctggggctacatggagtgaagcccgacttgtggaagccaaaaactatccacaagttgatcagagcatcggacattgttgagactgttccaggcctcccttcagccacttgtaaagtggtctggaggaatgtttcttcaaagagactcaccaacaggcacaaagatctggcatggatggcaatccaaggggggctgccactcaggacatttatgcatgccagaaacctgtgtagatacaggcactgccccttttgcatcatccaggaggaaactgctctgcatgttttctgggagtgcccctttgcacaggacctgttgagggccctggaacctgaactcaaagactttgtaccacagactgcaatcacacactttggtgtgttgaacggactcttctgtggaactcattcacaggaggacattgacggtgcctggcgggtgctgtgttgctttaaggacgctctatggtgcgccagaaagcgcctcatccaccagcgggagaggatgtccatcgaggactgtcgcagactggttcacagtctgctcagagactatcacctgatggacttcaaggaggaagaggaggtctga